In Pseudomonadota bacterium, the genomic stretch GAGTACCCAAGACCGTGACCGTCACCAGCGACGAGGTGCGCGAGGCGCTGGCCGAGCCTATCAACAGCATTGTCGAGGCAGTGCTGCTGGCACTGGAGCGCACTCCTCCTGAGCTGTCCGCCGACATCGTGGACAAAGGGGTCGTGCTAACCGGAGGTGGAGCGCTCCTGAGCAACCTGGACGTGTTGTTGCGAGAGGAAACCGGGCTTCCGGTGATGGTTTCCGACGATCCGGTTTCCGCAGTCGTCCTTGGCTCGGGCAGGGCGCTCGAGCATGTGGAGCTTCTGCGAGAGGTTACGATCTCCTGAGGCCGGCGTGAGTTTTTTTCGACGCTTCCGCGATGCGACGCTGTGCGTAGCTTTGCTGGCTATGCCCTTCTTTTTCCTGAACGCGAACCTCAAGGATCCCTCCAAGGTCAACCTGCTGGATCGCGTTCTGCTTCAGGCCAGCGCACCCATCCAGTACCTGGCAACCCAGATGGCGCTCGGGGTCTCCAGCGTATGGGAAGACTATATCCATCTCGTCGACCTGCGGCGCGACAACGAGCGGCTACGGGCCGAAAACGCACGCTTGCGCGAGCTTGGCCATCGTCTGCGCGGTAAGGCCCGCGAGAACGCACGCCTGCGCAGGTTGCTCGATCTCCGGCGCCAGCTGCGGGGCGAGCTGCTGAGTGCGCAGGTCATCGGCAAGGAGGTGTCCCCCTTCTTTCGAGTGATGAGGATCAGGCTCGACCGCGGTGACC encodes the following:
- a CDS encoding rod shape-determining protein, which produces VPKTVTVTSDEVREALAEPINSIVEAVLLALERTPPELSADIVDKGVVLTGGGALLSNLDVLLREETGLPVMVSDDPVSAVVLGSGRALEHVELLREVTIS